From Anaerolineales bacterium, the proteins below share one genomic window:
- the gap gene encoding type I glyceraldehyde-3-phosphate dehydrogenase: MATKVGINGFGRIGRQVLKAIGDYHADTLEVVAFNDIGDLKTMAHLLRYDSNYGRFEGTVEVVGEALVVNGKKIMAFKESDPAKIAWGDLGVDIVIEGTGLFTIKKDGVNKKGKEVKGAENHITKGGAKKVLITAPAEGEDITIVLGVNESKYDPAAHHVISNASCTTNCLAPAVKVVHDKYRIARGMMTTIHAYTNDQNILDLPHSDLRRARAAGMSIIPTTTGAAKALKLVIPDLAGKFDGYALRVPTSTVSVVDFTAQIEKPTTTEELRQAFRDAAAGPLKGILAAVDEPLVSIDFKGDPHSSSVDLPFTMVLGKEAGDFIKVVSWYDNEWGYAVRTADLAHLVASKL; the protein is encoded by the coding sequence TCGGCCGACAAGTCCTGAAGGCGATCGGCGACTACCATGCGGACACGCTGGAAGTCGTCGCCTTCAACGACATCGGCGATCTGAAGACGATGGCTCATCTGCTGCGGTACGACTCGAACTACGGCCGCTTCGAGGGAACGGTCGAAGTAGTAGGCGAGGCCCTGGTCGTCAACGGCAAGAAGATCATGGCCTTCAAGGAGAGCGACCCCGCCAAGATCGCCTGGGGCGACCTAGGGGTAGACATCGTGATCGAAGGCACCGGCCTGTTCACGATCAAGAAGGATGGCGTTAACAAGAAGGGGAAAGAAGTCAAGGGCGCGGAGAATCACATCACCAAGGGCGGCGCCAAGAAAGTGCTGATCACGGCCCCGGCAGAGGGCGAGGACATCACAATCGTGCTCGGGGTGAATGAGTCGAAGTACGACCCGGCCGCCCACCATGTGATCTCCAACGCTTCCTGCACCACCAACTGCCTGGCGCCGGCCGTCAAGGTCGTGCACGACAAGTACAGAATCGCGCGCGGTATGATGACGACGATCCACGCCTACACAAATGATCAGAACATCCTGGACCTGCCGCACAGCGATCTGCGGCGCGCCCGGGCGGCGGGGATGAGCATCATCCCCACGACCACCGGTGCCGCCAAAGCCCTTAAGCTGGTGATTCCCGACCTGGCGGGCAAGTTCGACGGCTACGCCCTGCGCGTCCCAACCTCGACGGTCTCGGTGGTTGACTTCACCGCCCAGATCGAGAAGCCGACCACGACCGAGGAACTCCGCCAGGCGTTCCGCGATGCGGCCGCAGGTCCCCTCAAGGGCATCCTGGCCGCCGTCGATGAGCCTCTGGTGAGCATTGACTTCAAGGGTGATCCGCATAGCTCCTCCGTGGATCTGCCCTTCACGATGGTGCTTGGCAAAGAAGCTGGCGATTTCATCAAGGTGGTCAGTTGGTACGACAATGAGTGGGGCTATGCCGTCCGGACTGCCGACCTCGCCCACCTGGTGGCCTCCAAGTTGTAG